A region of Bacillus cabrialesii DNA encodes the following proteins:
- a CDS encoding PLP-dependent aminotransferase family protein, protein MTLSQWQPSRGSDIPLHRQIEQYMKDKILHGEWAVGTKIPSQRTLASMFQVNRSTVTAAIDELTSQGLLEGRSGGGTKVVNSTWSVLAAEPPLDWSDYVRSGIHHPNSSIIQDINQNEPRADIIRLGTGELSPDLLPADTMRRMFQRINSQALSLGYEQPKGNRQLREAVAEHLKGKQIHVSPSAIVIVSGALQALQLISIGLLKRGSVILTEKPSYLQSLHVFQSSGMRLRGLPMDKEGIKAGLISSYRKQYGGQLLYTIPSFHNPTGIVMSEQRRKEIIILSKKEQLPIIEDDAYGDLWFEEKPPQPLKAMDQDGNILYLGTFSKTVSPGLRIGWLAGPEPVIERLADIKMQTDYGSSGLSQWAAAEWLSRGYYEEHLTRLRRVLKQRRDAAIHFLKRYAGDIATWRMPAGGFYIWVTFHNTLPVSRFFHEMLKQQVLVNPGSIYDGENRNSIRLSYSYASLADLETGIKAAAETARRLMS, encoded by the coding sequence ATGACCTTGTCGCAATGGCAGCCAAGCCGAGGTTCGGATATTCCGCTGCACCGGCAGATCGAACAATACATGAAAGACAAAATTCTTCACGGAGAGTGGGCTGTGGGGACAAAAATTCCTTCACAGAGAACGCTGGCCAGCATGTTTCAAGTCAACCGCAGCACAGTGACAGCAGCCATTGATGAACTCACGTCTCAAGGACTGTTAGAGGGGAGAAGTGGAGGCGGCACGAAGGTTGTAAACAGCACATGGAGCGTGCTGGCGGCTGAGCCTCCGCTCGATTGGAGCGATTACGTCCGTTCAGGAATTCATCACCCTAATTCTTCTATCATTCAAGATATTAATCAAAACGAACCAAGAGCGGATATCATCAGATTAGGCACAGGAGAGCTTTCACCGGATCTGCTGCCTGCTGACACAATGCGCCGGATGTTTCAGAGGATCAATTCGCAGGCTCTGTCTTTAGGGTACGAGCAGCCGAAAGGAAACCGTCAGCTGCGGGAGGCGGTGGCGGAGCATTTAAAAGGCAAGCAGATCCATGTCAGTCCGTCAGCGATTGTAATTGTGTCAGGCGCGCTTCAGGCGCTTCAGCTTATTTCAATCGGGCTTCTAAAACGGGGTTCAGTCATTTTGACGGAAAAGCCGTCCTACCTTCAATCTTTGCATGTGTTTCAATCATCGGGGATGCGGCTTCGCGGTTTGCCGATGGATAAAGAAGGCATCAAAGCGGGGCTGATTTCTTCATATCGAAAACAATACGGAGGACAGTTGCTTTACACCATTCCGTCGTTTCATAATCCGACAGGCATCGTCATGTCAGAGCAGCGAAGGAAGGAGATCATCATCCTGTCAAAAAAAGAACAGCTGCCCATTATTGAGGATGATGCGTACGGTGATTTGTGGTTTGAAGAAAAACCGCCGCAGCCGTTAAAAGCAATGGACCAAGATGGGAATATTTTATATCTGGGCACTTTTTCAAAAACAGTTAGTCCCGGTCTTCGAATCGGCTGGCTTGCCGGACCGGAGCCGGTCATTGAAAGGCTGGCGGATATTAAAATGCAGACAGACTACGGATCGAGCGGCCTGTCCCAGTGGGCGGCTGCCGAGTGGCTGTCGCGGGGGTATTATGAAGAACATCTGACAAGGTTAAGGAGGGTGTTAAAACAAAGGAGAGACGCGGCGATACATTTTCTCAAGCGATATGCCGGAGACATCGCGACGTGGCGGATGCCTGCTGGCGGTTTTTATATTTGGGTGACATTTCACAATACCTTGCCTGTCAGCCGTTTTTTTCATGAAATGCTGAAACAGCAGGTGCTTGTGAATCCCGGTTCCATTTATGATGGCGAAAACCGAAACAGCATCAGGCTGTCATATTCCTATGCATCTCTTGCGGATTTGGAAACGGGCATTAAAGCGGCAGCCGAAACAGCCCGCCGCCTGATGTCCTAA
- a CDS encoding pentapeptide repeat-containing protein — translation MNKITIQKPHIPENLQTADFHETVTQDDVISMHLFEDCTIFGEDIDRLCVEKTLFRNVVFIDVSFRHIELTDVIFEKCDLSNADFSGAVIHRTSIKQSKMVGMNVAESTLRNVSFEECHGHFSSFSYSNMKQVRFDRCALLQSECSNTALQHTHFDGCELEGANFTGTSLQNMDISTCRFEQLHVSLDKLKGCKIAPEHAIAFARSLGAVIV, via the coding sequence ATGAATAAAATAACCATTCAAAAACCGCACATACCGGAAAACCTGCAAACGGCAGATTTTCATGAAACTGTGACGCAGGATGATGTAATCAGCATGCATTTGTTTGAAGATTGTACAATCTTCGGCGAAGATATCGACAGACTTTGTGTGGAAAAAACGCTTTTCAGAAATGTCGTGTTTATCGATGTGTCTTTCCGGCATATTGAACTGACCGATGTGATCTTTGAGAAGTGTGATCTGTCGAACGCCGATTTCAGCGGGGCTGTCATTCACAGAACTTCAATTAAACAGTCAAAAATGGTTGGAATGAATGTGGCGGAATCAACGCTGCGGAATGTTTCATTCGAGGAGTGCCACGGACATTTCAGTTCATTTTCGTACTCAAATATGAAACAAGTTCGATTTGATCGCTGCGCCCTTTTGCAAAGTGAGTGCAGCAATACGGCGCTCCAGCACACACACTTTGACGGGTGCGAACTGGAAGGCGCGAACTTTACCGGCACATCCCTTCAAAACATGGACATCAGTACGTGCCGATTTGAACAGCTTCATGTCTCCCTCGACAAATTGAAAGGCTGCAAAATCGCGCCGGAGCACGCGATTGCTTTTGCCAGGTCGCTTGGAGCCGTCATTGTATAA
- a CDS encoding LysE/ArgO family amino acid transporter has translation MSAIIHGFVLALGLILPLGAQNAFIFQQGAWQRHIWRALPAVISASVCDTLLIVLAVAGVSVIVQQVPVFETVIMAGGFLFLLYMGWVTWNSRPNANQNEKNAFTAKKQAAFAAAVSLLNPHAILDTIGVIGTSSLQYSGLEKWLFMAACIAVSWFWFISLVIAGRLFQTIDANGRLMLIVNKCSALVMWAAAGYFGVSLFSN, from the coding sequence ATGAGTGCGATCATTCACGGATTTGTGCTTGCCTTGGGCTTAATTTTGCCGCTGGGAGCGCAGAATGCGTTTATTTTTCAGCAAGGAGCGTGGCAAAGGCATATTTGGCGGGCACTCCCCGCCGTCATCAGCGCTTCTGTCTGCGATACCCTGTTAATTGTTTTAGCCGTTGCGGGTGTATCTGTCATCGTGCAGCAGGTGCCTGTTTTTGAAACGGTAATAATGGCCGGCGGATTTTTGTTTTTACTTTATATGGGCTGGGTGACTTGGAACAGCCGCCCAAACGCAAACCAAAATGAGAAAAATGCGTTCACAGCAAAAAAGCAAGCCGCGTTTGCGGCCGCTGTTTCTCTTTTAAACCCGCACGCCATTCTGGACACGATCGGCGTCATCGGCACGAGCTCGCTCCAATATTCGGGGCTTGAGAAATGGCTCTTTATGGCCGCTTGCATCGCTGTATCTTGGTTTTGGTTTATCAGCCTTGTGATAGCGGGCCGGCTGTTTCAGACGATTGATGCGAACGGCAGGCTTATGCTGATCGTAAACAAATGCTCCGCATTGGTGATGTGGGCAGCAGCAGGATATTTCGGGGTATCGCTTTTCAGCAATTGA
- a CDS encoding DinB family protein, protein MTDAKQFYDYHTWANKRIFNHIENLPEETAYQEVKSVFPSVSDVLLHMCKADYIWLNVLSGVAYQKIIDGVSKFEPAHGDMAAIKQHASELELQYHDFFSRQPDLEQTFSMQHPKLGTLESTYAETILHVVNHGTYHRGNVTAMLRQLDHTGAPTDYVYYLYEKKESKG, encoded by the coding sequence ATGACTGATGCAAAACAGTTTTATGACTATCATACTTGGGCAAACAAGCGAATATTTAACCATATCGAAAACCTGCCGGAGGAAACAGCTTATCAAGAAGTAAAGAGCGTGTTCCCTTCTGTCAGCGACGTGCTGCTTCATATGTGCAAAGCTGACTACATTTGGCTGAACGTTCTTTCAGGAGTTGCCTACCAAAAGATCATAGACGGCGTAAGCAAATTCGAGCCGGCACATGGTGATATGGCAGCGATTAAACAGCATGCTTCCGAGTTGGAGTTACAATATCATGATTTCTTCAGCCGGCAGCCGGACTTAGAACAGACCTTCTCAATGCAGCATCCGAAACTCGGGACACTGGAATCAACCTATGCAGAAACCATCCTGCATGTCGTCAATCATGGCACTTATCATAGAGGAAACGTGACCGCCATGCTGAGGCAGCTGGACCATACAGGCGCGCCTACTGATTATGTATACTATTTATATGAAAAGAAAGAAAGCAAGGGTTAA
- the iolX gene encoding scyllo-inositol 2-dehydrogenase, which translates to MEHQIRCAVLGLGRLGYYHAKNLVTSVPGAKLVSVGDPLKGRAEQVAREFGIEKWSEAPYELLEDPGIDAVIIVTPTSTHGDMIIKAAENGKQIFVEKPLTLSLEESKAVSEKVKETGVICQVGFMRRFDPAYADAKRRIDAGEIGKPIYYKGFTRDQGAPPAAFIKHSGGIFIDCSIHDYDMARYLLGAEITSVSGHGRILNNPFMEQYGDVDQALTYLEFDSGAAGDVEASRTSPYGHDIRAEVIGTEGSIFIGTLRNQHVTILTAKGSSYDIIPDFQTRFHEAYCLELEHFAECVRNGTTPIVTDVDATINLEVSIAATNSYRSGRPVQLDVKRAYTGL; encoded by the coding sequence GTGGAACATCAAATAAGATGCGCAGTATTAGGATTAGGAAGGCTCGGCTATTATCATGCGAAAAATCTCGTCACCAGTGTTCCGGGGGCAAAGCTTGTCAGTGTCGGTGATCCGTTGAAAGGGAGAGCGGAGCAGGTTGCAAGAGAATTCGGTATTGAAAAATGGTCAGAGGCCCCGTACGAGTTGTTAGAAGATCCCGGCATTGACGCTGTCATTATCGTAACGCCGACAAGCACACATGGCGATATGATCATCAAAGCAGCGGAGAACGGTAAGCAAATCTTCGTTGAAAAACCGCTGACATTAAGCCTTGAGGAATCAAAAGCAGTTTCTGAAAAAGTGAAAGAGACAGGTGTTATTTGCCAAGTCGGCTTTATGAGGCGATTCGATCCCGCGTACGCAGATGCCAAACGGCGGATCGATGCTGGAGAAATCGGCAAACCCATCTATTATAAAGGCTTTACGCGCGACCAGGGAGCACCTCCGGCAGCGTTTATCAAACACAGCGGCGGGATCTTTATTGACTGCTCCATTCATGACTATGATATGGCCCGTTATTTGCTCGGAGCGGAAATCACTTCTGTCTCGGGGCACGGCAGGATTCTGAATAATCCGTTTATGGAGCAGTACGGCGATGTGGATCAGGCGCTGACGTATTTAGAATTTGACTCTGGCGCTGCGGGGGATGTCGAGGCAAGCAGAACCTCTCCATACGGACATGACATCCGGGCGGAAGTTATCGGGACTGAGGGCAGTATTTTCATAGGGACATTGAGGAATCAACATGTGACCATCCTGACAGCTAAAGGGAGCAGCTATGATATTATCCCAGACTTTCAAACTCGTTTTCATGAAGCCTACTGCTTAGAGCTTGAGCATTTTGCCGAGTGTGTCCGGAATGGAACAACGCCGATTGTGACAGACGTCGATGCCACGATCAATTTAGAAGTCAGTATCGCCGCGACCAATTCATATCGAAGCGGCAGGCCCGTACAACTGGATGTGAAGCGTGCTTACACCGGTTTGTAA
- a CDS encoding alpha/beta fold hydrolase, whose protein sequence is MGHYIKTEEHVTLFVEDIGHGRPIIFLHGWPLNHKMFEYQMNELPKRGFRFIGVDLRGYGQSDRPWEGYDYDTMADDVKAVIYTLQLENAVLAGFSMGGAIAIRYMARHEGADIGKLILLSAAAPAFTKRPGYPYGMRKQDIDDMIEQFKMDRPKTLADLGTQFFEKNVSPELRLWFLNLMLEASSYGTIHSGIALRDEDLRKDLASIKVPTLILHGRKDKIAPFDFAKELKRGIKHSELVPFVNSGHGAFYEEKDKINRLIAQFAGS, encoded by the coding sequence ATGGGGCATTACATCAAAACCGAGGAGCATGTGACACTGTTTGTAGAGGATATCGGGCATGGAAGGCCGATTATCTTTTTGCACGGGTGGCCGTTGAATCATAAGATGTTTGAATATCAAATGAATGAGCTTCCGAAAAGAGGATTCCGTTTCATTGGCGTTGATTTACGTGGATATGGTCAGTCTGACCGCCCGTGGGAAGGCTATGATTATGACACGATGGCCGATGACGTGAAGGCTGTCATTTATACGCTGCAGCTTGAGAACGCGGTTCTTGCCGGGTTTTCGATGGGCGGCGCCATTGCCATCCGTTATATGGCAAGGCATGAAGGAGCCGATATTGGCAAGCTGATATTATTGTCTGCAGCGGCGCCCGCATTTACAAAACGACCGGGTTATCCGTACGGGATGAGGAAGCAGGATATTGACGATATGATTGAACAATTCAAAATGGATCGGCCCAAAACACTAGCTGATTTAGGGACACAGTTTTTTGAGAAAAACGTGTCTCCGGAGCTCAGACTTTGGTTTCTCAATCTGATGCTGGAGGCTTCCTCCTACGGGACGATTCACTCGGGCATTGCATTAAGAGACGAGGATCTCAGAAAGGATCTTGCGTCAATCAAGGTTCCGACGCTGATCCTGCACGGAAGAAAGGATAAAATTGCGCCGTTTGATTTTGCGAAAGAATTAAAGCGCGGCATCAAGCACTCGGAATTGGTTCCGTTTGTGAACAGCGGGCACGGGGCTTTTTATGAAGAAAAAGACAAGATCAACAGGTTGATTGCGCAGTTTGCGGGATCATAA